The following are from one region of the bacterium genome:
- a CDS encoding transketolase C-terminal domain-containing protein, with protein MRVVDLYSVKPIDVATLAAAATETGAIVTVEDHVPEGGIGEAVRMALTVSPTPVVSLAVREMPRSGTPAQLLEHQGISAAAIVRTVKGLVAGH; from the coding sequence GTGCGCGTCGTCGATCTCTACAGCGTCAAGCCCATCGACGTCGCCACGCTCGCCGCGGCCGCGACCGAGACGGGGGCGATCGTGACGGTCGAGGACCACGTCCCGGAAGGCGGCATCGGCGAGGCGGTGCGCATGGCGCTCACCGTCAGCCCCACGCCGGTGGTCTCGCTCGCGGTGCGCGAGATGCCGCGCAGCGGCACGCCGGCGCAGCTGCTGGAGCACCAGGGCATCTCGGCCGCGGCGATCGTGAGGACCGTGAAGGGACTCGTCGCCGGACATTGA